The Herminiimonas arsenitoxidans genome window below encodes:
- the xdhB gene encoding xanthine dehydrogenase molybdopterin binding subunit, whose amino-acid sequence MNKQTELFMSEKFSATALQSGNAVGKPHPHESAILHVTGEATYTDDIVELQGTLHAALGLSQKAHARIRSLDLTKVKAAPGVVTVLTADDIPGENECGAIIHDDPILADGLVQYVGQPIFLVIADSHESARRAARLGVIDYEELPAVLTPRAAHAAQSYVLPPMHLKRGDAVVAFTAAPHKLQGNFNVGGQEHFYLEGQVSYAIPKEGGGMHVHCSTQHPSEMQHHIAHVLNLSSHDVLVECRRMGGGFGGKESQSALWACAAAIGAARLRRPVKLRADRDDDMIVTGKRHCFAYDYEIGYDDDGRILAAKIDMISRAGFSADLSGPVATRAVCHFDNAYYLSDVEIHAMCGKTNTQSNTAFRGFGGPQGAIAIEYIIDEIARNLGKDALQVRRVNFYGSSDEDGPDARNVTHYGQKVEDNIIHALVDELEASSDYQARRLAIDAFNASSPILKKGLALTPVKFGISFNVPHLNQAGALVHVYTDGSILVNHGGTEMGQGLNTKVAQVVANAFGLKLDRVRCTATDTSKVANTSATAASTGTDLNGKAAQHAALQIRDRLAVFAAQRFGVEVTAISFADSKVSAAEQSISFPELVMQAYVARIQLWSDGFYSTPRVHWNAKTMNGHPFYYYAYAASVSEVVIDTLTGEWKLLRADALYDAGEALNPAIDLGQVEGAFIQGMGWLTTEELWWNKEGKLMTHAPSTYKIPAVSDCPADFRVKLFKNSNVQDSIHRSKAVGEPPLLLPFSVFLAIRDAIAAVGDKRINPPLRAPATSEAILDAVDAVRAATH is encoded by the coding sequence ATGAACAAGCAAACCGAATTATTCATGTCTGAAAAATTTTCTGCCACCGCGCTACAAAGCGGCAACGCAGTCGGCAAACCACACCCGCACGAATCTGCCATCCTGCACGTCACTGGCGAAGCAACCTACACAGACGACATCGTTGAGTTGCAGGGCACTCTGCACGCTGCACTGGGCTTATCGCAAAAAGCACATGCGCGCATCCGTTCGCTCGATCTGACAAAAGTTAAAGCAGCACCTGGCGTCGTCACCGTCCTGACTGCCGATGACATCCCCGGTGAAAACGAATGCGGTGCCATCATTCACGACGATCCGATATTGGCAGATGGTCTGGTGCAATATGTTGGTCAACCTATCTTTTTGGTCATCGCCGATAGCCACGAATCCGCACGACGTGCAGCACGACTCGGTGTCATCGACTATGAAGAATTGCCAGCGGTACTGACACCGCGCGCCGCGCATGCCGCGCAATCCTATGTCCTGCCACCTATGCACCTGAAGCGCGGCGATGCTGTTGTCGCATTCACCGCTGCCCCACACAAGCTGCAAGGTAATTTCAATGTCGGCGGGCAAGAACACTTTTATCTGGAAGGCCAGGTTTCTTATGCCATTCCGAAAGAAGGTGGCGGCATGCATGTGCATTGCTCGACGCAACACCCGAGCGAAATGCAACATCACATCGCACACGTTTTGAATCTGTCCTCACACGATGTCCTGGTCGAATGCCGCCGCATGGGCGGTGGTTTCGGCGGCAAGGAATCGCAATCAGCCTTGTGGGCCTGTGCTGCCGCTATCGGTGCCGCTCGTCTGCGCCGTCCGGTCAAACTGCGTGCCGATCGCGATGACGACATGATCGTCACCGGCAAGCGCCACTGCTTTGCCTACGATTACGAGATAGGCTACGACGATGATGGTCGCATTCTGGCCGCCAAGATCGACATGATTTCACGCGCAGGTTTTTCCGCCGACTTGTCTGGTCCGGTTGCTACGCGTGCCGTCTGCCATTTCGACAATGCCTACTATCTGTCGGACGTTGAAATCCATGCCATGTGCGGCAAAACGAATACGCAATCAAATACGGCATTCCGCGGTTTTGGCGGCCCACAAGGTGCGATTGCGATTGAATACATCATCGATGAAATCGCGCGCAATCTGGGCAAAGATGCGCTGCAAGTACGACGCGTCAATTTCTACGGCAGTAGTGATGAAGACGGCCCTGACGCCCGCAATGTCACGCATTACGGACAGAAGGTCGAAGACAATATCATCCACGCGCTGGTCGACGAACTGGAAGCCAGCAGCGATTACCAGGCGCGCCGCCTCGCCATCGACGCATTTAATGCCAGCAGCCCAATCCTGAAAAAAGGCTTGGCGCTGACACCGGTCAAGTTCGGCATCTCATTCAACGTACCGCACTTGAATCAGGCTGGCGCGCTAGTACATGTCTATACCGATGGTTCGATACTCGTGAATCACGGCGGCACCGAAATGGGTCAGGGCCTCAACACCAAGGTCGCTCAAGTCGTCGCGAATGCATTCGGCCTGAAGCTGGACCGCGTACGCTGTACCGCAACCGATACCAGCAAGGTAGCCAATACGTCTGCTACTGCTGCATCGACCGGCACCGACCTCAATGGCAAGGCAGCACAACATGCGGCATTGCAGATACGTGATCGTCTCGCCGTCTTCGCTGCGCAGCGTTTCGGCGTCGAAGTCACTGCCATCAGTTTCGCCGACAGCAAAGTAAGCGCAGCCGAACAATCGATCTCCTTCCCTGAATTGGTGATGCAGGCCTACGTCGCGCGCATCCAGCTCTGGTCTGACGGTTTTTACTCGACGCCACGCGTACATTGGAATGCGAAGACCATGAACGGCCATCCTTTCTATTACTACGCTTACGCGGCCTCAGTATCCGAAGTGGTGATCGACACTCTCACTGGCGAATGGAAGTTGTTGCGCGCCGATGCGCTGTACGACGCTGGAGAAGCGCTCAATCCGGCGATTGATCTGGGCCAGGTTGAAGGTGCATTCATTCAAGGTATGGGATGGCTCACTACGGAAGAATTGTGGTGGAACAAAGAGGGCAAGCTGATGACGCATGCGCCATCCACTTACAAAATTCCTGCCGTCTCGGATTGCCCCGCAGATTTCCGCGTCAAGCTATTCAAGAACAGCAATGTGCAGGACAGCATACACCGCTCCAAAGCGGTTGGTGAACCACCATTGTTGTTGCCGTTTTCCGTATTCCTGGCCATACGCGATGCGATTGCCGCAGTGGGTGACAAGCGCATCAATCCGCCACTGCGTGCACCGGCCACCAGCGAAGCGATACTGGATGCGGTCGATGCAGTTCGTGCCGCAACGCACTAG
- the xdhA gene encoding xanthine dehydrogenase small subunit: MSEPIRFYFRGATHEVTGQSNTRTVLQHLREDLHCTGTKEGCAEGDCGACTVVVGELRGDKLELNTVNSCIQFLPTLDGKALFTVEDLKQADGCLHPVQQAMVECHGSQCGFCTPGFVMSLWNLYLQHEKSNVAPSTRQIDDALSGNLCRCTGYRPIIDAARRMGELPEVHFDRAHVADALRGLQREEPLSISYAGQTFHAPRTLAQLAALRAELPKARILAGSTDVGLWVTKHMRDLGDIIYIGQVEELKNIEEKNGWLEIGAGVTLEKSYAAAHVHYPEELSELWQRFASLPVRNAGTLGGNVANGSPIGDSMPWLIALGTYIVLHSVDGERSMPLEDFYLAYQKSALQTNEFVQAVRIPLPRTGVVFRTYKLSKRFDQDISAVCAAFAFELVDGEVRHARIAYGGMAATPKRAAAAEAALNDKAWSEENVRAAIALLAEDYAPLSDMRASSAYRMKTAQNLLYRYWLETRADTPMAPSSLRAFAASTATAQIA; the protein is encoded by the coding sequence ATGTCAGAACCGATTCGCTTTTACTTCCGCGGCGCCACTCACGAAGTGACAGGCCAGTCCAATACCCGTACCGTTTTACAACATTTGCGCGAAGACCTGCATTGCACCGGCACCAAAGAAGGTTGTGCCGAAGGTGATTGCGGCGCCTGCACCGTCGTCGTCGGCGAACTGCGCGGCGACAAACTGGAACTGAACACCGTCAATTCCTGCATACAATTTTTGCCCACGCTGGATGGCAAGGCATTGTTCACAGTAGAAGATTTGAAACAGGCCGATGGTTGCCTCCACCCAGTACAACAAGCTATGGTCGAATGCCACGGCTCGCAATGCGGCTTCTGCACGCCTGGCTTCGTCATGTCCTTGTGGAATTTGTATCTGCAACATGAAAAATCCAATGTAGCTCCGAGCACCAGACAGATCGACGATGCCTTATCAGGCAATCTCTGTCGCTGCACCGGCTACCGCCCTATCATTGATGCGGCACGTCGCATGGGTGAACTGCCAGAAGTACATTTCGATCGCGCTCACGTTGCCGACGCTTTGCGCGGATTGCAACGCGAGGAACCACTCAGCATCAGCTACGCTGGCCAGACTTTTCATGCGCCGCGTACGCTGGCGCAACTGGCAGCATTACGCGCCGAACTGCCCAAGGCACGCATCCTGGCCGGCTCTACTGATGTCGGCTTGTGGGTGACCAAACACATGCGTGACCTTGGCGACATTATTTACATCGGCCAGGTCGAAGAACTGAAAAACATAGAAGAAAAAAACGGCTGGCTGGAAATCGGCGCTGGCGTCACACTGGAAAAATCCTACGCCGCAGCTCACGTGCATTACCCGGAGGAATTGTCTGAACTATGGCAACGCTTTGCCTCACTACCCGTGCGCAATGCAGGCACGCTGGGCGGCAATGTGGCCAATGGTTCGCCTATCGGTGACTCCATGCCTTGGTTGATCGCGCTCGGCACATACATCGTGTTGCACAGTGTCGATGGTGAACGCAGCATGCCGCTGGAAGATTTTTATCTGGCGTATCAAAAATCAGCCTTGCAAACCAACGAGTTTGTACAAGCAGTACGGATACCATTGCCGCGCACTGGCGTCGTATTCCGCACCTATAAATTATCGAAACGCTTCGATCAGGACATCTCTGCTGTCTGCGCTGCATTCGCCTTCGAGCTTGTTGATGGTGAGGTACGTCATGCGCGCATCGCCTACGGCGGCATGGCAGCCACGCCCAAACGTGCAGCAGCAGCCGAAGCTGCGCTGAACGACAAGGCATGGAGTGAAGAAAACGTGCGTGCTGCCATCGCATTGCTGGCCGAGGATTATGCGCCGCTGTCCGACATGCGTGCCTCATCGGCCTACCGCATGAAGACTGCGCAAAATCTGTTGTATCGCTACTGGCTGGAAACACGCGCCGATACACCCATGGCGCCAAGCTCTTTACGCGCCTTTGCGGCAAGCACTGCCACTGCGCAGATTGCTTGA
- a CDS encoding NCS2 family permease — protein MTFLDKYFKLSDHGTNVRTELLAGLTTFLTMAYIIFVNPSILGDAGMPKDSVFVATCVAAAIGTLIMGLYANYPIGLAPGMGLNAYFSYAVVLGMGYSWQAALGAVFISGCLFMLVSLFKVRELIINSIPNSLRTAIPAGVGLFLGLIALKNAGIVVANPNTLVTLGDLHKAPAVMAVIGFIVIVALDRLKVRGAMLIGILAVTVMSFFFGGNHFSGVFDTPPAISPTLFQLDIKGALGMGLINVVLVFFLVELFDATGTLMGVAQRAGLVKNGKIERLNKALLADSGAIIAGSMLGTSSTTAYIESAAGVQAGGRTGLTAVTIAVLFLLCLFIAPLAGVVPAYATAPALFFVACLMLRELRDIDWEDTTECIPAVITTIVMPFTYSVANGMALGFITYAALKLLTGRAKEVSFMIWIIAALFMFKLIYLG, from the coding sequence ATGACATTTTTGGACAAGTATTTCAAGTTAAGCGACCACGGTACGAACGTACGTACCGAGTTATTGGCAGGGTTAACCACCTTCCTCACGATGGCTTACATCATCTTCGTCAACCCATCGATACTGGGTGACGCGGGTATGCCTAAGGACTCGGTTTTCGTCGCCACTTGCGTGGCAGCCGCGATCGGTACATTGATCATGGGTCTGTACGCCAACTACCCTATCGGCCTGGCACCAGGCATGGGCCTCAATGCCTATTTCTCGTATGCCGTCGTGCTTGGTATGGGATATTCGTGGCAAGCCGCGCTGGGCGCAGTATTTATTTCCGGCTGCCTGTTCATGCTGGTCAGTCTGTTCAAGGTCCGCGAGCTGATTATCAACAGCATCCCGAACTCCTTACGAACGGCGATCCCCGCCGGTGTCGGACTGTTTCTCGGTTTGATTGCACTGAAAAATGCGGGCATCGTCGTCGCTAATCCGAACACTCTGGTTACCCTGGGCGATCTGCATAAAGCTCCAGCCGTTATGGCAGTCATCGGCTTCATCGTGATCGTCGCACTGGATCGCCTCAAGGTAAGAGGTGCAATGCTGATCGGCATTTTGGCCGTGACCGTCATGAGTTTCTTCTTCGGCGGCAATCATTTCAGCGGCGTGTTCGACACACCTCCTGCGATTTCACCAACCTTGTTCCAACTGGACATCAAAGGTGCGCTGGGCATGGGCCTGATCAACGTAGTACTGGTCTTTTTCCTGGTTGAACTGTTTGATGCAACCGGTACCTTGATGGGCGTGGCACAACGCGCTGGTTTGGTGAAAAACGGCAAGATAGAACGTCTGAATAAAGCCTTGCTCGCAGACAGTGGCGCCATCATTGCAGGTTCCATGCTTGGCACTTCCAGTACAACCGCCTATATTGAAAGTGCAGCTGGCGTACAAGCCGGTGGCCGTACCGGTCTGACCGCCGTCACCATCGCCGTTCTGTTCCTGCTGTGCCTGTTCATCGCACCGTTGGCTGGTGTCGTTCCTGCCTACGCTACAGCGCCTGCATTGTTTTTCGTTGCCTGCCTGATGTTGCGAGAACTGCGCGATATTGATTGGGAAGATACGACCGAATGCATACCGGCAGTCATCACCACCATCGTCATGCCATTCACCTATTCCGTTGCAAACGGTATGGCACTCGGCTTCATCACCTACGCAGCACTGAAACTGCTGACCGGCCGCGCAAAAGAAGTGTCGTTCATGATCTGGATTATTGCCGCCTTGTTCATGTTCAAGCTGATTTATCTGGGTTGA
- a CDS encoding DMT family transporter, giving the protein MHLIQSLVMMLIAAGVGAMVPLQGGVNAILGKGLGHPLWATLVSLLLSICVLLPLILLLRLPMPSMDFASKAPLWIWSGGLYGVIFISLALMLIPRLGAMGFVGAAMTGQIIASLALDHFGMLGLATKQLSSGRVLGALLLIAGVVVIQLSGNNSPVAEKDTPLPIAGQAALR; this is encoded by the coding sequence ATGCATTTGATTCAATCACTCGTAATGATGCTAATCGCTGCCGGCGTCGGTGCGATGGTGCCATTGCAAGGCGGCGTCAACGCGATACTGGGAAAAGGCCTTGGACATCCGCTGTGGGCGACACTGGTTTCGCTGCTGCTCAGCATCTGCGTATTGCTGCCGCTCATCTTGCTGCTGCGCCTGCCCATGCCTTCCATGGACTTTGCATCCAAAGCACCGCTCTGGATCTGGTCCGGCGGCCTCTACGGCGTCATTTTCATTTCATTGGCGCTGATGCTGATACCGCGATTGGGAGCGATGGGCTTTGTTGGTGCCGCCATGACAGGGCAAATCATCGCGTCGCTGGCACTCGATCATTTCGGCATGCTCGGCCTCGCAACCAAGCAGTTAAGCAGCGGACGCGTACTCGGCGCCCTCCTCTTGATCGCAGGTGTAGTCGTGATCCAGCTCAGTGGGAACAACAGCCCTGTTGCAGAAAAAGACACGCCCTTGCCCATCGCAGGACAAGCCGCTTTGCGCTAG
- a CDS encoding LysR family transcriptional regulator, with product MNTLRRIDLNLLVILDALLAERHVTRAAERLHLSQPAVSHALARLRELLDDPLLERVGSVLVPTPRALDLVEPLAEALAKVEALLTPDVFEPAVARRSFRLAMSDYGAALLLPNLVRDLRREAPGIDLVITQGSRDAVLDQLLNGEIDLAAGVFPNMPQELRSASLFEESFACLLDKSTLSSGGKLTLANYLARPHVGVGRGGGAVEVGQALTAIREHRRVAVALPHWSVAPQLIAGTDLILTVASRVLRQIRHPELAVVPVPFKVPAFSFVLVWHQRRDDEQALTWLRERIAENACAD from the coding sequence ATGAATACATTGCGTCGCATCGATCTCAATCTGCTGGTGATACTGGATGCCTTATTGGCTGAGCGGCATGTCACGCGTGCAGCCGAGCGTTTACATTTGAGTCAACCGGCAGTCAGCCATGCGCTCGCTCGTCTGCGCGAGTTGCTGGATGACCCCTTGCTTGAACGTGTCGGTAGTGTGTTGGTGCCTACGCCGCGTGCGCTGGACCTTGTAGAGCCGCTGGCTGAAGCGCTGGCGAAGGTGGAAGCGTTGCTGACACCGGACGTGTTTGAGCCAGCTGTGGCGAGAAGAAGTTTTCGTCTGGCGATGTCGGATTATGGCGCGGCCTTGCTGTTACCGAATCTGGTAAGAGATCTCCGCCGCGAAGCGCCGGGTATTGATCTGGTGATTACGCAAGGCAGTCGCGATGCAGTGCTGGATCAATTGCTGAATGGTGAAATTGATCTGGCCGCCGGTGTGTTCCCCAATATGCCGCAAGAGTTGCGCTCTGCCAGTCTGTTTGAAGAAAGCTTTGCCTGTCTGCTGGATAAAAGCACTTTATCGTCAGGCGGTAAATTAACTCTCGCAAATTATCTTGCGCGTCCACATGTCGGTGTTGGGCGCGGCGGCGGTGCAGTGGAGGTTGGTCAGGCACTGACTGCGATACGTGAACACAGGCGCGTGGCCGTTGCTCTGCCGCATTGGAGTGTGGCACCGCAATTGATAGCCGGCACCGATCTGATACTGACGGTTGCTTCCAGAGTTTTGCGTCAGATACGGCATCCGGAACTGGCAGTGGTTCCGGTGCCGTTTAAAGTGCCTGCGTTTTCGTTTGTGCTGGTCTGGCACCAGCGACGTGATGACGAGCAGGCACTGACTTGGTTGCGCGAGCGGATCGCGGAAAATGCCTGTGCAGATTGA
- a CDS encoding methyl-accepting chemotaxis protein — MKMLANMKIGQKLTLSFGIVIALLIVITVLSNTQLLQLNNSINLITKDRYPKTVLANTIQIQVNKIALNLRDIMLSSDPAKIKNLLDDTQLADRKMNEGLNQIKAIAQTEEDKRFINVAINARDQYVPARDALLQLAQDGKTAEAQAYLDNVFMPVQVKYFIALDAMFDYQGGLMSAAGNAASGDSGQARTIINILAGITLLLSIAVGWWVTRSITRPLNTAVGVARRVAEGDLSGTVLVKTTNEVGQLMAALKTMNDNLHRIVTQVRSGTGTIASASSEIASGNIDLSSRTEQQASSLEETASAMEELTSTVKQNADNAQQANQLAVSASNVARQGGSVVNQVVDTMAAINASSKKIVDITGVIDSIAFQTNILALNAAVEAARAGEQGRGFAVVASEVRSLAQRSAAAAKEIKALIDDSVAKVDNGSKLVQQAGLTMNEVVASVGRVTEIVAEISSASQEQSAGIEQVGQAITQIDEGTQQNAALVEQSAAAAQSLQDQADQLMQVVSIFKLERQAVEISTSRTAPEKLRLVSTPTMPQRTAIASNAA, encoded by the coding sequence ATGAAGATGCTTGCCAACATGAAAATAGGTCAGAAGTTGACTCTCAGTTTCGGCATCGTGATTGCATTACTGATCGTCATTACCGTACTCAGCAATACCCAATTGCTACAACTCAACAACAGCATCAATCTAATCACCAAAGACCGTTATCCCAAAACGGTGCTAGCCAACACCATACAAATTCAAGTCAACAAGATAGCCTTGAACCTGCGCGACATCATGCTGAGCAGCGATCCGGCCAAAATAAAAAATCTGCTAGACGACACGCAGCTGGCAGATAGAAAAATGAATGAAGGTCTGAACCAGATCAAGGCCATTGCACAAACCGAAGAAGACAAGCGGTTTATCAACGTTGCCATCAACGCCCGCGATCAATATGTCCCGGCGCGCGACGCCCTGCTGCAACTGGCACAAGATGGCAAGACAGCAGAAGCCCAAGCCTATCTGGATAATGTCTTCATGCCGGTACAGGTCAAATACTTTATCGCACTGGATGCGATGTTCGACTATCAAGGTGGCTTGATGAGTGCAGCTGGCAACGCTGCCAGCGGTGACTCCGGGCAAGCACGTACGATCATCAATATATTGGCCGGTATCACTCTGCTGCTGTCGATTGCAGTGGGCTGGTGGGTGACGCGCAGCATCACCCGACCACTCAATACAGCAGTCGGCGTCGCCCGACGCGTGGCTGAAGGTGATCTGAGTGGCACGGTGCTCGTCAAGACGACCAACGAGGTCGGTCAGTTGATGGCCGCATTGAAAACCATGAACGACAATCTACACCGCATCGTCACGCAGGTACGCAGCGGCACCGGAACCATCGCCAGCGCCTCCAGCGAAATCGCCAGTGGCAATATCGACCTATCGTCGCGTACAGAACAACAGGCCAGTTCACTAGAAGAAACCGCATCCGCAATGGAAGAGCTGACCTCGACCGTGAAGCAGAATGCAGATAATGCACAACAAGCCAATCAGCTTGCTGTCTCCGCCTCGAATGTAGCGCGACAAGGCGGTAGCGTCGTCAATCAGGTTGTCGATACGATGGCAGCAATCAATGCCTCATCGAAAAAGATTGTCGACATTACCGGCGTCATCGACAGCATTGCCTTCCAGACGAATATTCTGGCGCTCAACGCCGCGGTCGAAGCTGCACGCGCCGGCGAGCAAGGACGCGGTTTTGCGGTAGTGGCATCTGAAGTACGCAGCCTGGCACAGCGCAGCGCGGCGGCGGCCAAAGAAATCAAAGCACTAATTGATGACTCAGTCGCAAAAGTCGACAACGGCAGCAAGCTGGTACAGCAAGCCGGTCTTACCATGAATGAAGTCGTTGCCAGCGTGGGGCGCGTCACCGAGATCGTCGCCGAGATCAGTAGCGCCAGCCAGGAACAAAGTGCGGGTATAGAACAAGTCGGACAAGCCATCACGCAGATTGATGAAGGCACACAGCAAAATGCTGCACTGGTAGAACAATCCGCCGCCGCTGCGCAATCGCTACAGGATCAGGCCGATCAACTGATGCAGGTGGTCAGCATTTTCAAACTCGAACGGCAAGCTGTGGAGATATCTACTTCTCGAACGGCACCAGAAAAACTGCGTCTAGTGAGCACACCAACCATGCCGCAACGCACAGCTATCGCCAGTAACGCTGCCTGA
- a CDS encoding allantoate amidohydrolase has protein sequence MTTLEHLNNCDTKTFVDTLHGIYEHSPWIPERTAAQRPLRNITALKQAMQEVVAHASREEQLGLILAHPELAGKAAIAGELTAESTGEQAQAGLHLCSQEEFTALQQLNANYNARFGFPFILAVKGATGKGLTRKAIIATFTRRLRNHPEDELQEALRQIGRIAEMRINDLLGHVPTLGNAVMAWAEEIGDWSEDENGLTCTYMTPTHKRTAEQLANWMREAGMYAHIDAVGNVVGRYLSTDPAAKTLITGSHYDTVRNAGKYDGREGILLPIAVVKHLHERGETLPFHFEVIGFAEEEGVRFKSTFLGSNAVIGQFDLSLLDITDRDGISMRDVITQAGHDVNTIPSIARDASDVLGYVEVHIEQGPVLLQHGLPVGIVTSIAGSSRYLIELQGVASHAGTTPMTMRKDAAAAAAEIILYVEQRCAQHQSASLVGTVGQLQVPNGSTNVIPGRCVLSLDIRAAVDTVREAAVADVLQQIADICTRRNIEYKAEQTVSAPAAPCAPWLMQQLSEATERAGVQPFKLASGAGHDAMAISKMTDVAMLFTRCGNGGISHNPLETMTADDAEVSGQILLDFLRNFQAK, from the coding sequence ATGACGACTCTGGAACATTTGAATAACTGCGACACGAAAACCTTCGTGGACACTCTGCACGGCATCTATGAGCACTCTCCCTGGATACCGGAAAGAACCGCAGCACAACGTCCGCTACGCAACATCACAGCACTCAAGCAAGCCATGCAGGAAGTCGTTGCGCATGCCAGCCGCGAGGAACAGCTCGGTCTGATCCTGGCTCACCCGGAATTGGCAGGCAAGGCAGCGATTGCAGGCGAGCTGACAGCAGAATCAACTGGCGAACAAGCCCAGGCTGGTTTGCATTTATGCAGCCAGGAAGAATTTACAGCGCTGCAACAACTCAATGCCAACTACAACGCCAGATTCGGCTTCCCTTTCATCCTCGCAGTCAAAGGAGCAACTGGTAAAGGACTGACGCGCAAAGCGATCATCGCCACATTTACACGTCGCCTCAGAAACCATCCTGAAGATGAGTTACAAGAAGCGCTGCGACAAATCGGACGCATCGCAGAAATGCGCATCAACGATTTGCTCGGTCATGTTCCGACATTAGGCAATGCCGTGATGGCATGGGCCGAAGAAATCGGTGACTGGAGTGAAGACGAAAATGGTCTCACTTGCACATACATGACGCCTACCCATAAACGTACTGCTGAACAACTGGCGAACTGGATGCGCGAAGCCGGCATGTACGCGCACATCGACGCCGTCGGTAACGTGGTTGGCCGTTACTTGTCTACCGATCCGGCAGCCAAGACTTTGATCACCGGCTCGCATTACGATACCGTGCGTAACGCCGGTAAATATGATGGTCGCGAAGGTATCTTGTTACCGATAGCCGTCGTCAAACACTTGCATGAGCGCGGCGAGACACTGCCATTTCATTTTGAAGTGATCGGATTTGCAGAAGAAGAAGGCGTACGCTTCAAAAGCACTTTCCTCGGTAGCAATGCCGTGATTGGCCAGTTCGATCTGTCTCTACTCGATATTACAGACCGTGACGGCATCAGCATGCGCGACGTGATCACGCAAGCCGGACATGACGTCAACACGATTCCATCGATTGCCCGCGATGCAAGCGATGTGCTCGGCTATGTCGAAGTACATATCGAACAAGGGCCGGTGCTGCTGCAACATGGCTTGCCGGTCGGCATCGTCACCTCCATCGCAGGTAGTTCGCGTTACCTGATTGAGTTGCAAGGCGTCGCCAGTCATGCCGGCACCACGCCTATGACTATGCGCAAGGATGCTGCCGCTGCCGCTGCTGAAATCATTCTCTACGTTGAACAACGCTGCGCCCAACATCAAAGCGCATCGCTGGTTGGCACGGTCGGCCAATTGCAGGTGCCAAACGGATCAACCAACGTCATCCCCGGCCGCTGTGTACTGTCGCTGGATATACGCGCTGCGGTTGATACAGTACGCGAAGCCGCCGTCGCCGATGTATTGCAACAAATCGCTGACATTTGCACACGACGCAATATCGAATACAAGGCAGAACAAACAGTTTCCGCGCCGGCCGCACCATGCGCACCATGGCTGATGCAACAATTATCAGAAGCAACAGAACGCGCTGGCGTACAGCCATTCAAGCTTGCATCCGGTGCCGGTCACGATGCCATGGCGATCTCCAAAATGACCGATGTCGCCATGCTCTTCACCCGTTGCGGCAACGGTGGTATTAGTCATAACCCTCTGGAAACCATGACAGCAGATGATGCTGAAGTATCCGGCCAAATCCTGCTCGATTTCTTGCGCAACTTCCAAGCAAAGTAA